In a genomic window of Lycium ferocissimum isolate CSIRO_LF1 chromosome 9, AGI_CSIRO_Lferr_CH_V1, whole genome shotgun sequence:
- the LOC132031311 gene encoding uncharacterized protein LOC132031311 isoform X2, translating to MKSASFVVGTNRSGNYKTNFSPNNQHHSSSNSRLFCDFCKRPGHIMDRCYKLHGYPPNNNNTQGNSSHPNQSYNGPHNSSNNPFPNRSFNQNANHNRNLNTHNPNRNYNYNNNSGYNQNQRYNRGNNNRTVVNVHCSSDNMSVKWYEEDHGPEELYNLSPTKEQLSHVKQVLQKFNDSGENSQLYDIPGGTGSFAGTIVCTSYIDFGPFNEEPSGDW from the exons ATGAAATCAGCTTCTTTTGTTGTAGGAACCAACAGATCTGGAAATTATAAAaccaatttttctccaaataaTCAACATCACAGCTCCAGCAACTCTCGTTTGTTTTGTGACTTTTGCAAAAGGCCTGGCCACATCATGGACAGGTGCTATAAGTTGCATGGATATccaccaaacaacaacaatactcaAGGTAACTCGAGCCATCCAAACCAGTCTTACAATGGGCCACATAACTCATCAAATAATCCCTTTCCAAATAGAAGTTTCAACCAAAATgctaatcataatcgaaacctCAACACTCACAATCCAAATAGAAACTACAACTATAACAATAACTCAGGGTATAATCAGAATCAAAGGTACAATAGAGGAAACAACAATAGGACAGTGGTCAATGTGCATTGTTCAAGTGATAACATGTCTGTGAAATGGTATGAAGAAGATCATGGACCTGAAGAATTGTACAACTTATCTCCGACTAAAGAGCAACTCAGTCATGTGAAGCAGGTCTTACAGAAGTTCAATGATAGTGGAGAAAACTCTCAACTCTATGATATTCCTGGTGGTACTGGCAGCTTTGCAGGTACTATAGTTTGCACCTCCTATATTGACTTTG GGCCCTTCAATGAAGAGCCCTCTGGAGATTGGTAG
- the LOC132031311 gene encoding uncharacterized protein LOC132031311 isoform X3 has translation MKSASFVVGTNRSGNYKTNFSPNNQHHSSSNSRLFCDFCKRPGHIMDRCYKLHGYPPNNNNTQGNSSHPNQSYNGPHNSSNNPFPNRSFNQNANHNRNLNTHNPNRNYNYNNNSGYNQNQRYNRGNNNRTVVNVHCSSDNMSVKWYEEDHGPEELYNLSPTKEQLSHVKQVLQKFNDSGENSQLYDIPGGTGSFAGPFNEEPSGDW, from the exons ATGAAATCAGCTTCTTTTGTTGTAGGAACCAACAGATCTGGAAATTATAAAaccaatttttctccaaataaTCAACATCACAGCTCCAGCAACTCTCGTTTGTTTTGTGACTTTTGCAAAAGGCCTGGCCACATCATGGACAGGTGCTATAAGTTGCATGGATATccaccaaacaacaacaatactcaAGGTAACTCGAGCCATCCAAACCAGTCTTACAATGGGCCACATAACTCATCAAATAATCCCTTTCCAAATAGAAGTTTCAACCAAAATgctaatcataatcgaaacctCAACACTCACAATCCAAATAGAAACTACAACTATAACAATAACTCAGGGTATAATCAGAATCAAAGGTACAATAGAGGAAACAACAATAGGACAGTGGTCAATGTGCATTGTTCAAGTGATAACATGTCTGTGAAATGGTATGAAGAAGATCATGGACCTGAAGAATTGTACAACTTATCTCCGACTAAAGAGCAACTCAGTCATGTGAAGCAGGTCTTACAGAAGTTCAATGATAGTGGAGAAAACTCTCAACTCTATGATATTCCTGGTGGTACTGGCAGCTTTGCAG GGCCCTTCAATGAAGAGCCCTCTGGAGATTGGTAG
- the LOC132031311 gene encoding uncharacterized protein LOC132031311 isoform X1, with product MKSASFVVGTNRSGNYKTNFSPNNQHHSSSNSRLFCDFCKRPGHIMDRCYKLHGYPPNNNNTQGNSSHPNQSYNGPHNSSNNPFPNRSFNQNANHNRNLNTHNPNRNYNYNNNSGYNQNQRYNRGNNNRTVVNVHCSSDNMSVKWYEEDHGPEELYNLSPTKEQLSHVKQVLQKFNDSGENSQLYDIPGGTGSFAGTIVCTSYIDFGKLSCDCFKNKSDLWILDSEASNNMTFNSSLLDKITTLPNPILVELPNGHKVKVTQIGSVVLGPRITLEKGPSMKSPLEIGRA from the exons ATGAAATCAGCTTCTTTTGTTGTAGGAACCAACAGATCTGGAAATTATAAAaccaatttttctccaaataaTCAACATCACAGCTCCAGCAACTCTCGTTTGTTTTGTGACTTTTGCAAAAGGCCTGGCCACATCATGGACAGGTGCTATAAGTTGCATGGATATccaccaaacaacaacaatactcaAGGTAACTCGAGCCATCCAAACCAGTCTTACAATGGGCCACATAACTCATCAAATAATCCCTTTCCAAATAGAAGTTTCAACCAAAATgctaatcataatcgaaacctCAACACTCACAATCCAAATAGAAACTACAACTATAACAATAACTCAGGGTATAATCAGAATCAAAGGTACAATAGAGGAAACAACAATAGGACAGTGGTCAATGTGCATTGTTCAAGTGATAACATGTCTGTGAAATGGTATGAAGAAGATCATGGACCTGAAGAATTGTACAACTTATCTCCGACTAAAGAGCAACTCAGTCATGTGAAGCAGGTCTTACAGAAGTTCAATGATAGTGGAGAAAACTCTCAACTCTATGATATTCCTGGTGGTACTGGCAGCTTTGCAGGTACTATAGTTTGCACCTCCTATATTGACTTTGGTAAATTGTCTTGTGATTGTTTCAAAAACAAGTCTGATTTATGGATTCTAGACTCAGAAGCATCAAACAATATGACTTTCAACAGTTCCTTGTTAGATAAGATTACCACCCTACCTAATCCTATTTTAGTTGAACTTCCAAATGGACATAAAGTCAAGGTGACACAAATTGGTAGTGTGGTACTTGGACCTAGGATCACCCTAGAAAAG GGCCCTTCAATGAAGAGCCCTCTGGAGATTGGTAGGGCATGA